One window of Fundidesulfovibrio putealis DSM 16056 genomic DNA carries:
- the sqr gene encoding type III sulfide quinone reductase, selenoprotein subtype — MKKLVILGAGAGGCIIANKMRQKLDEKEWQITIIDRNTVNHYQPGWLFVPFGIYDIKDCIRPLSSFIPAGVNFINEEITNIDPVGKVVTTTNSKVSYDWIVVATGCSIMPGEIEGMMDGWKKNIHDFYTPNGAVDLAHKLARFEKGKICLNIAEMPIKCPVAPLEWLFLADWFFSMEGTRHNIEIELVTPLTGAFTKPVAAAALGKICEEKNIKIVPNFEIAAVDAERGVMESMKGDEVEFDLLVAIPPNFGSQVIIDSDIGDPMGYMKTDHYTLKSPDYENMYILGDATNVPTSKAGSVTHFEADVLTENLHRDIEGLAPRPEFDGHSNCFIVTGYEKAALIDFNYKVEPLPGKYPFPGIGPFGLLEESYMNYWGKMMFKWVYFNLMLKGKDLPLEPQMFMAGKKRPGGF; from the coding sequence ATGAAAAAGCTTGTTATTCTTGGTGCCGGCGCCGGCGGTTGCATAATCGCCAACAAAATGCGTCAGAAGCTGGATGAGAAAGAGTGGCAGATCACCATCATCGACCGCAACACGGTCAACCACTATCAGCCCGGTTGGCTCTTCGTGCCTTTCGGCATCTATGACATCAAGGACTGCATCCGTCCTCTGTCCAGCTTCATTCCGGCTGGCGTGAACTTCATCAACGAAGAGATCACCAACATCGACCCCGTTGGCAAGGTCGTCACCACCACCAACAGCAAGGTTTCCTACGACTGGATCGTCGTGGCCACTGGTTGCAGCATCATGCCCGGCGAGATCGAAGGCATGATGGACGGCTGGAAGAAGAACATCCACGATTTCTACACCCCCAACGGCGCGGTGGACCTGGCCCACAAGCTCGCCCGCTTCGAGAAGGGCAAGATCTGCCTGAACATCGCCGAGATGCCCATCAAGTGCCCGGTCGCTCCCCTGGAGTGGCTGTTCCTGGCCGACTGGTTCTTCTCGATGGAAGGCACCCGCCACAACATCGAGATCGAACTGGTCACGCCGCTTACCGGCGCGTTCACCAAGCCTGTGGCCGCCGCCGCCCTGGGCAAGATCTGCGAAGAGAAGAACATCAAGATCGTCCCCAACTTCGAGATCGCGGCCGTCGACGCCGAGCGCGGCGTGATGGAATCCATGAAGGGCGACGAGGTCGAGTTCGATCTGCTGGTGGCCATCCCGCCCAACTTCGGTTCCCAGGTCATCATCGATTCCGACATCGGCGATCCCATGGGCTACATGAAGACCGACCACTACACCCTGAAGTCCCCGGATTACGAGAACATGTACATCCTGGGCGACGCCACCAACGTGCCCACCTCCAAGGCCGGTTCCGTGACCCACTTCGAGGCGGACGTGCTGACCGAGAACCTGCATCGCGACATCGAAGGTCTGGCCCCGCGCCCCGAGTTCGACGGCCACTCCAACTGCTTCATCGTCACCGGCTACGAGAAAGCCGCGCTCATCGACTTCAACTACAAGGTCGAGCCTCTGCCGGGCAAGTATCCGTTCCCCGGCATCGGACCCTTCGGTCTGCTGGAAGAATCCTACATGAACTACTGGGGCAAGATGATGTTCAAGTGGGTGTATTTCAACCTGATGCTCAAGGGTAAGGATCTGCCCCTCGAACCTCAGATGTTCATGGCCGGCAAAAAGCGCCCCGGCGGCTTCTAG
- the nuoH gene encoding NADH-quinone oxidoreductase subunit NuoH, with the protein MTMWLAGFAVLLVKMALVLGVALLGAAYLVLVERKLLGRMQLRYGPNRVGPFGLLQPLADGVKMILKEDLVPQGADRFLFMMVPAVLPLTTLLAFAVVPFGTELTIMGQQVPMVITDLDVGVLFVLSLSSVGVYSLALGGWASNSKYSLLGAVRGVGQMISYELPLGLSLVPVIMLAGSMSLVDIVNAQADMPFIVYQPVAYLLFVLSALVEVKRTPFDLAEAENELQAGFHMEYSGMRFALFFLGEYLNMIFLGAFAALLFLGGWHGPVLPPFAWLLIKTAIMPILLIWIRASLPRLRPDQMMRLCWVWLAPLALLNILATGAVMLLKG; encoded by the coding sequence ATGACCATGTGGCTCGCCGGATTTGCCGTTCTTCTGGTGAAGATGGCCCTGGTGCTGGGCGTGGCCCTCTTGGGCGCGGCCTACCTGGTGCTGGTGGAACGAAAACTCCTGGGGCGCATGCAGCTGCGCTACGGCCCCAACCGGGTCGGGCCGTTCGGCCTGCTCCAGCCCCTGGCCGACGGGGTCAAGATGATCCTCAAGGAAGACCTCGTGCCCCAGGGGGCCGACAGGTTTCTGTTCATGATGGTGCCCGCCGTGCTGCCGCTGACCACGCTGTTGGCCTTCGCGGTGGTGCCCTTCGGCACGGAACTGACCATCATGGGCCAGCAGGTGCCCATGGTCATCACCGACCTGGACGTGGGCGTTCTGTTCGTCCTGTCGCTGTCATCCGTGGGCGTGTATTCCCTGGCGCTTGGCGGCTGGGCCTCCAACAGCAAGTACAGCCTGCTGGGCGCGGTGCGCGGCGTGGGCCAGATGATCAGCTACGAGCTGCCGCTTGGGCTGTCCCTGGTGCCGGTGATCATGCTGGCCGGGTCCATGAGCCTTGTGGACATCGTAAACGCCCAGGCGGACATGCCGTTTATCGTGTATCAGCCCGTGGCCTACCTGCTGTTCGTCCTCTCCGCCCTGGTGGAGGTCAAGCGCACGCCCTTCGACCTGGCCGAGGCCGAGAACGAGCTCCAGGCCGGCTTCCATATGGAATACAGCGGCATGCGCTTCGCGCTGTTTTTTTTGGGCGAATACCTGAACATGATCTTTCTCGGCGCGTTCGCGGCGCTGCTCTTTCTGGGCGGCTGGCACGGCCCGGTGCTGCCGCCGTTCGCGTGGCTGCTCATAAAAACGGCCATCATGCCCATCCTGCTCATCTGGATACGCGCCTCGCTCCCCAGGCTTCGGCCCGACCAGATGATGCGCCTGTGCTGGGTGTGGCTCGCGCCCCTGGCGCTCCTGAACATTCTGGCCACCGGGGCGGTCATGCTCCTCAAGGGGTAA
- a CDS encoding complex I 51 kDa subunit family protein, whose product MSELVLFKNRGKRRHVSLDEYRANGGYAGLEKAVKTMAPAEVTKAVLDSGLKGRGGAGFPAGRKWGGVPADSPHPRYVVCNADEMEPGTFKDRIIINADPHLLIEGMILSAYSIGGDKGVIFIRPSYELEAELLSIALDEARGANLLGDNILGTDFSFDIIVHRSGGRYICGESGSQQRAIMGVRPNPIETGYRSAVRGLWDRPTIVNNVETLSNVPGIIRNGVEWFKGLSAIDGGDGNKLYPVSGMVANPDCFELPCGVTLRQIIFEHAGGMLPGKTFKAALPGGTSTTFMPEQFLDIPMDFDTLKNHNLRLGTGAVIVFDKDTCLVAATLNMMHYFARESCGWCTPCRDGLPLVLDLLERIETGTGTQEDVATLRRTAQAMEYANCAFAPGAAAPILGLLDYFMDEVMEHITSKACPFGSHAALPWSGDPSAVITTWPGAPEGSCPGARPRPKPRRIVSCPI is encoded by the coding sequence ATGTCAGAACTCGTTCTGTTTAAAAACCGCGGCAAGCGCCGCCACGTCTCACTGGACGAATACCGGGCCAACGGCGGCTACGCCGGGCTTGAAAAGGCCGTAAAGACCATGGCCCCGGCGGAGGTCACCAAGGCCGTGCTGGATTCGGGCCTGAAAGGACGCGGCGGCGCGGGCTTCCCCGCCGGGCGCAAATGGGGCGGCGTGCCCGCCGACAGCCCGCACCCGCGCTACGTGGTGTGCAACGCCGACGAGATGGAGCCGGGAACCTTCAAGGACCGCATCATCATAAACGCCGACCCGCACCTCCTGATCGAGGGCATGATCCTGTCCGCCTACTCCATCGGCGGGGACAAGGGCGTCATCTTCATCCGCCCCTCCTACGAACTGGAGGCGGAACTGCTGAGCATCGCCCTGGACGAAGCCAGGGGGGCCAACCTCCTGGGCGACAACATCCTGGGCACGGACTTCAGCTTCGACATCATCGTGCACCGAAGCGGAGGCCGCTACATCTGCGGCGAATCCGGCTCGCAGCAGCGCGCCATCATGGGCGTTCGCCCAAACCCCATCGAGACCGGCTACCGCTCCGCCGTGCGCGGCCTGTGGGACAGGCCCACCATCGTCAACAACGTGGAAACCCTGTCCAACGTTCCGGGCATCATCCGAAACGGCGTGGAATGGTTCAAAGGGCTCTCGGCCATAGACGGCGGCGACGGCAACAAGCTCTATCCCGTGAGCGGCATGGTGGCCAACCCGGACTGCTTCGAACTTCCCTGCGGGGTCACCCTGCGCCAGATAATCTTCGAGCACGCGGGCGGCATGCTCCCCGGAAAGACCTTCAAGGCCGCACTGCCCGGCGGCACCTCCACCACCTTCATGCCGGAGCAGTTCCTGGATATCCCCATGGACTTCGATACGCTCAAGAATCACAACCTGCGCCTGGGAACAGGGGCGGTGATCGTCTTCGACAAGGACACCTGCCTGGTGGCGGCCACACTCAACATGATGCACTACTTCGCCCGCGAATCCTGCGGCTGGTGCACCCCCTGCCGCGACGGCCTCCCCCTGGTGCTGGACCTCCTGGAGCGCATCGAGACCGGAACCGGCACGCAAGAGGACGTGGCAACCCTGCGCCGCACGGCGCAAGCCATGGAGTACGCCAACTGCGCCTTCGCCCCCGGAGCCGCCGCGCCGATCCTGGGACTGCTGGATTATTTCATGGACGAGGTCATGGAGCACATAACTTCCAAGGCCTGCCCCTTCGGGTCCCACGCCGCCCTGCCCTGGAGCGGGGACCCCTCTGCGGTCATCACCACCTGGCCCGGCGCTCCCGAAGGCAGCTGCCCCGGCGCGCGGCCCAGGCCAAAACCGAGGCGGATCGTCTCATGCCCGATCTGA
- the nuoG gene encoding NADH-quinone oxidoreductase subunit NuoG, whose protein sequence is MPDLIIDGLRVSVPEGTTVIEAAETLGIMIPRFCFHPALGSAGSCRMCAVMFTDGPVKGLQMSCMVKAKNGMVVDTGHPEALAYRKHIAELLMLHHPHDCPVCDEGGHCLLQDTTISCGHSLRGFKGKKRTYRNQDLGPLVAQEMNRCIHCYRCSRYYQDVSGYRDFGPMRIAGGVQYGRYTDGPLESPFAGNLVEICPTGVFTDKPSRHKARHWDLERAPSVCLSCSLGCNTTVCARYRAVVKLEARESAEVNGHFLCDRGRYGYEYANLPERPRTATVDGTELPLHDALAETAARLKRIREAHGGAAVACLGSSRQSIESQGMLASMASMAGWRKPEYSTGSHRKRNILSALAGLGLDLHVSLAGIGASDCVLVVGAAPLSEAPMLTLSLRQAARNGAAVCVIDPRPLVMPLPFLHIPSRKYDMESCLGAILRRAFPDPGPDSSPEEAAFLEALAPEMPEAAATPGWEEFAAKLASARMPVIVCGTDIVSLSTPPLAAGVAKFLAGRLGKAGFFPVFAGANALGAALMNPDPDTSFDDIVEGIDQGSVKALICVESDPLARFANHSRVHEAFEKLELLVCIDHLPSRTRDKARIFLPSQTVFEAGGSFVNQEGRLQYAHPAFACAAPLSQTLENGDPPRTFSQGVPGSEPRPSWELLTRLAELSGMSCCPPGETPHPWNGVASASPVLAALSSDAWPHNGVLLLPEKGCGPGLAARPSAPVPDAGADLIITEQAFGTEELSSYGTILRSLAPIPQVMLHSLDATTISLREEDYVHMACEIGAVRCYVRMVENMARSTVVLPRRDDSGWQYATANGYTVELSLLHKHVDGPGEHGAHGKPEEGDA, encoded by the coding sequence ATGCCCGATCTGATAATCGACGGACTGCGCGTATCCGTGCCCGAGGGAACCACGGTCATCGAGGCCGCGGAAACCCTGGGGATCATGATTCCGCGTTTCTGCTTCCACCCGGCGCTCGGCTCGGCGGGATCGTGCCGCATGTGCGCGGTGATGTTCACGGACGGCCCCGTGAAGGGGCTCCAGATGAGCTGCATGGTCAAGGCGAAGAACGGCATGGTGGTGGACACCGGCCACCCCGAAGCCCTGGCCTACCGCAAGCACATCGCGGAGCTGCTCATGCTGCATCACCCGCACGACTGCCCGGTGTGCGACGAGGGCGGGCACTGCCTGCTCCAGGACACCACCATCTCCTGCGGGCACAGCCTGCGCGGGTTCAAGGGCAAGAAACGCACCTACAGGAACCAGGACCTCGGCCCGCTGGTGGCCCAGGAAATGAACCGCTGCATCCACTGTTACCGCTGCTCCCGCTACTACCAGGACGTCTCGGGATACCGCGACTTCGGCCCCATGCGCATCGCGGGCGGCGTGCAGTACGGACGCTACACGGACGGCCCGCTGGAGAGCCCCTTCGCAGGCAACCTGGTGGAAATCTGCCCCACGGGCGTATTCACGGACAAGCCCTCGCGCCACAAGGCCCGCCACTGGGACCTGGAGCGCGCCCCGTCCGTGTGCCTCTCGTGCAGCCTGGGCTGCAACACCACGGTCTGCGCCCGCTACCGGGCGGTGGTGAAGCTCGAGGCGCGTGAAAGCGCAGAGGTCAACGGCCACTTCCTGTGCGACCGGGGGCGCTACGGCTACGAGTACGCCAATCTGCCCGAGCGCCCGCGCACGGCCACCGTTGACGGGACCGAACTCCCCCTGCACGACGCCCTGGCCGAAACCGCCGCACGCCTGAAACGTATCCGCGAGGCCCACGGCGGGGCCGCCGTGGCCTGCCTGGGCTCCTCGCGCCAATCCATCGAAAGCCAGGGCATGCTTGCCTCCATGGCCTCCATGGCCGGATGGCGCAAGCCCGAGTACTCCACGGGCAGCCACCGCAAGCGCAACATCCTGTCCGCCCTGGCGGGCCTGGGACTTGACCTGCACGTCTCGCTCGCGGGCATCGGCGCGTCCGACTGCGTCCTGGTTGTCGGGGCCGCGCCCCTGTCCGAAGCCCCCATGCTGACGCTGTCCTTGCGACAGGCCGCGCGCAACGGGGCGGCGGTGTGCGTCATCGACCCAAGGCCCCTGGTCATGCCCCTGCCCTTCCTGCACATCCCTTCGCGCAAGTACGACATGGAGTCCTGCCTGGGGGCCATACTGCGCAGAGCCTTTCCCGATCCAGGCCCGGACTCCTCCCCCGAGGAGGCCGCGTTCCTGGAGGCGCTCGCCCCGGAAATGCCTGAAGCGGCGGCAACTCCCGGCTGGGAGGAATTCGCCGCGAAGCTGGCCTCGGCGCGCATGCCGGTGATCGTCTGCGGCACGGACATCGTCAGCCTGAGCACCCCGCCCCTGGCTGCGGGCGTAGCAAAATTCCTGGCGGGCCGCCTGGGCAAGGCCGGGTTCTTCCCGGTGTTCGCCGGGGCCAACGCCCTGGGCGCGGCGCTCATGAATCCGGACCCGGACACAAGCTTCGACGACATCGTGGAGGGGATCGACCAGGGGAGCGTCAAGGCGCTCATCTGCGTGGAGTCCGACCCGCTGGCGCGCTTCGCCAACCACTCCAGGGTTCATGAGGCGTTCGAGAAGCTGGAGCTGCTGGTGTGCATCGATCACCTGCCCTCGCGCACCCGGGACAAGGCCCGCATCTTCCTGCCCTCCCAGACCGTGTTCGAGGCGGGCGGCAGCTTCGTGAACCAGGAGGGCCGCCTGCAATACGCCCATCCGGCCTTCGCCTGCGCCGCGCCCCTGTCCCAGACCCTGGAGAACGGAGATCCGCCCAGGACCTTCTCGCAGGGCGTCCCCGGCTCCGAGCCGCGCCCCAGCTGGGAGCTGCTCACCCGCCTGGCCGAACTCTCCGGCATGTCCTGCTGCCCGCCGGGCGAAACGCCGCACCCCTGGAACGGAGTGGCGAGCGCCTCGCCTGTGCTGGCCGCCCTGTCCTCTGACGCCTGGCCGCATAACGGCGTGCTACTCCTGCCCGAGAAAGGCTGCGGCCCCGGCCTGGCCGCAAGGCCCTCTGCGCCTGTGCCAGATGCCGGAGCGGACCTCATCATCACCGAGCAGGCCTTCGGCACGGAGGAGCTCTCCAGCTACGGCACGATACTCAGAAGCCTGGCCCCCATACCGCAGGTGATGCTGCACAGCCTGGACGCCACCACCATCTCGCTGCGCGAGGAAGACTACGTGCACATGGCCTGCGAGATCGGCGCAGTGCGGTGCTACGTCCGCATGGTGGAGAACATGGCCCGCTCCACCGTGGTGCTGCCACGGCGCGACGACAGCGGCTGGCAGTACGCCACGGCCAACGGCTACACCGTGGAGCTGTCGCTTCTGCACAAGCACGTGGACGGCCCCGGAGAGCACGGGGCGCACGGCAAACCTGAGGAGGGCGACGCATGA
- a CDS encoding NADH-quinone oxidoreductase subunit A: protein MTPIDPSMTTALSPWEPGGLALTVFFLLVAGLLAVILVLTQLVNPAKSSLEKDRPYECGVIPTPEPSFRYPAPFSLVAMVFLIFDVETAFIYTWAVSFDVMSAASFIGISVFIGVLLLSLWYLWLKGGLQWGSATRP from the coding sequence ATGACACCCATCGACCCATCTATGACCACGGCCTTGTCGCCGTGGGAGCCGGGAGGCTTGGCCCTCACGGTGTTCTTCCTGCTGGTGGCGGGCCTTTTGGCGGTGATTCTGGTACTGACCCAGCTGGTGAACCCCGCAAAGAGTTCTCTGGAGAAGGACAGACCCTACGAATGCGGCGTGATCCCCACGCCTGAACCGTCCTTCCGCTACCCAGCGCCCTTCTCGCTGGTGGCCATGGTATTCCTGATCTTCGACGTGGAAACGGCCTTCATCTATACTTGGGCCGTGTCCTTCGACGTAATGAGCGCCGCCAGCTTCATCGGCATCTCGGTGTTCATCGGCGTGCTGCTCTTAAGTCTTTGGTATCTTTGGCTCAAGGGAGGGCTCCAATGGGGTTCGGCCACCAGACCATGA
- the nuoE gene encoding NADH-quinone oxidoreductase subunit NuoE, translating into MLPEELEKSLHDMVTHTDQPREMAVDVLYALQNHFGYLCDEAIEEAARLLGMTPMEVDELATFYDFLYREPVGRYVIHVCDGVVCWMHRVDGVFRHLQDSLGIDVGQTTPDGMFSILPTACIGDCQNAPGMLVNGKYYGRLTNEKIDAILHRLREHGEEIVVCR; encoded by the coding sequence ATGCTGCCGGAAGAACTGGAAAAAAGCCTGCACGACATGGTCACCCACACGGACCAGCCCCGCGAGATGGCCGTGGACGTGCTCTATGCCCTGCAGAACCACTTCGGCTACCTCTGCGACGAAGCCATAGAGGAGGCGGCCAGGCTCCTGGGCATGACCCCCATGGAGGTGGACGAGCTGGCCACCTTCTACGATTTTCTCTACCGCGAGCCCGTGGGGCGCTACGTCATCCACGTCTGCGACGGTGTGGTGTGCTGGATGCACCGGGTGGACGGCGTGTTCCGGCATTTGCAGGACAGCCTGGGCATCGATGTGGGCCAGACCACGCCCGACGGCATGTTCTCCATCCTGCCCACGGCCTGCATCGGCGACTGCCAGAACGCTCCCGGAATGCTGGTCAACGGGAAATACTACGGCAGGCTCACCAACGAAAAAATCGACGCGATCCTCCACCGCCTGCGCGAGCACGGCGAAGAGATCGTGGTGTGCAGGTAA
- a CDS encoding DUF1641 domain-containing protein, with protein sequence MSKEDLILEKLGKIEAELAVMREAREPMDDLIRDLNPIMKQALYALIKEFKDVEDSFQLEDLMPLFKKLLVNVKNLTWALEALETIIDMWHTMEPMMKSALHNTVRYLGTLEQKGVFRTYEAMLEVRGKIAQHYGPEDIEAMGDSFVVLIGLLKKMSDPKMLELLEKLTDMPANIDLANAKPVGMFGVVGALSNSEVKDGIGVAMEMVKALGKLK encoded by the coding sequence ATGAGCAAAGAGGACCTTATTCTTGAAAAACTCGGCAAGATAGAAGCCGAGCTGGCTGTGATGCGCGAGGCCAGAGAGCCCATGGACGACTTGATCAGGGACTTGAACCCGATCATGAAGCAGGCTCTCTACGCCCTCATCAAGGAATTCAAGGACGTGGAGGACAGCTTCCAGCTGGAAGACCTGATGCCTCTGTTCAAGAAGCTCCTTGTCAACGTGAAGAACCTGACCTGGGCCCTGGAAGCTCTCGAGACCATCATCGACATGTGGCACACCATGGAGCCGATGATGAAGAGCGCACTGCACAACACCGTGCGCTACCTGGGCACCCTGGAGCAGAAGGGCGTGTTCCGCACCTACGAAGCCATGCTGGAAGTGCGCGGAAAGATCGCGCAGCACTACGGCCCCGAGGACATCGAGGCCATGGGCGACAGCTTCGTGGTGCTCATCGGTCTGCTGAAGAAGATGAGCGACCCCAAGATGCTCGAACTCCTGGAGAAGCTCACCGATATGCCCGCGAACATCGACCTGGCCAACGCCAAGCCGGTGGGCATGTTCGGAGTGGTTGGCGCTCTGTCCAACTCCGAGGTCAAGGACGGCATCGGCGTGGCCATGGAAATGGTCAAGGCCCTGGGCAAGCTGAAATAA
- a CDS encoding response regulator — protein MAKKILIIDDDPEIISYLKDVFEEAGYATVGAKNGVEGLEMAQVHTPDLITLDMDMPARGGTLFYVKLRQEPQLAEIPVIVISGVGPRPPVLTKNVPVLTKPVDTEKTLKLVKEMLGE, from the coding sequence ATGGCCAAGAAGATCCTCATCATCGACGACGATCCCGAGATCATCTCGTATCTCAAGGACGTCTTTGAAGAGGCCGGCTATGCCACCGTCGGCGCCAAGAACGGCGTCGAAGGTCTGGAAATGGCCCAGGTCCACACGCCGGACCTCATCACCCTGGACATGGACATGCCCGCCCGAGGCGGCACCCTGTTCTACGTGAAGCTGCGCCAGGAACCCCAACTGGCCGAGATCCCGGTCATCGTGATCAGCGGCGTCGGACCCCGTCCGCCCGTGCTCACCAAGAACGTCCCCGTGCTCACCAAGCCCGTGGACACCGAGAAGACCCTGAAGCTCGTCAAGGAAATGCTGGGCGAGTAG
- a CDS encoding NADH-quinone oxidoreductase subunit B/C/D: MGFGHQTMNMPGFTPGASSTTGQPSSVDLALDWCRANSLWPFFFGLSCCFVEEATAFTARYDIARFGSEVFRGSPRQSDVLIVSGTIFKKVAPAVLRLYEQMSGPKWVISMGSCSNTGGMYDVYSVVQGVDQILPVDIYVPGCPPKPEALLHGLMALQARVKTERPLRPILGLPGGSQGGRTEHLVDGVTKSMDTRGPGFAGSAVRGTSATPPGFEGNRSRLMWTPPAARIEISEPDRSLAAELQERFSPEIEQVEPVSDMSTLLVPADKVHAVLEHLKTRPSSPFQRLEDLTAIDESARQARQGYPDYHLVYTLLEFRKARRLRIKVPLTGKSPQADSVTGLWGCADWYEREVRDMFGIGFAGNDDPKPLILPPNWPGHPLRKDHPRRATTMAPFTRADLAALEPVDAAQILRRPVDEEEMLLNFGPHHYGTHGVMRYVLALHGETIRAMDIEIGYHHRGVEKIAEHQSWHQFIPYTDRVDYLAGVANNLSYVLSVEKLAGIKVPDRAEYIRVLLCELFRLSNHLLWYGTLVQDLGMMSAIFYSFRERETILDLIETITGGRLHPSWLRIGGVAQDLPEGWREKLDAFIKVFPAAIKEYEALFNKNPIFKARTIGVTPMDRREAMEWGITGPNLRACGVDWDLRKKIPYGAYPAFNFDVPTAHGGDCFSRYTVRMEEMRQSLRIIEQAARDMPGGRVISEDSRYSLPDKKDSLKDIESLIHHFVNVSRGPTIPRGEVYHATESPRGEQGYYVVSDGLASPYRLHIRSPGFANVQSLRHFVPGHTIPDLVATLASIDYILPDIDR, translated from the coding sequence ATGGGGTTCGGCCACCAGACCATGAACATGCCCGGATTCACGCCCGGCGCATCATCCACAACCGGCCAGCCCTCCAGCGTGGACCTGGCCCTGGACTGGTGCCGCGCCAACAGCCTGTGGCCCTTCTTCTTCGGCCTGTCCTGCTGCTTCGTGGAAGAAGCCACGGCCTTCACCGCCCGCTACGACATCGCCCGCTTCGGCTCCGAGGTGTTTCGCGGCTCCCCCAGGCAGAGCGACGTGCTGATCGTGTCCGGCACCATCTTCAAGAAGGTGGCCCCGGCGGTCCTGCGCCTCTATGAACAGATGAGCGGCCCCAAATGGGTCATCTCCATGGGGTCGTGCTCCAACACCGGCGGCATGTACGACGTGTACTCCGTGGTCCAGGGCGTGGACCAGATCCTGCCCGTGGACATCTACGTTCCCGGCTGTCCGCCCAAGCCCGAAGCCCTGCTGCACGGGCTGATGGCGCTTCAGGCGCGCGTGAAGACCGAGCGCCCCCTGCGCCCGATTCTGGGACTTCCAGGCGGCAGCCAGGGCGGCAGGACTGAACATCTGGTGGACGGCGTCACCAAAAGCATGGACACGCGCGGCCCAGGCTTCGCAGGCAGCGCCGTGCGCGGGACTTCAGCGACCCCGCCGGGCTTTGAAGGCAACAGGTCGCGTCTGATGTGGACCCCGCCCGCCGCGCGCATCGAGATTTCAGAACCGGACAGGAGCCTCGCCGCCGAACTCCAGGAACGTTTCAGCCCGGAAATCGAGCAGGTCGAGCCGGTTTCGGACATGTCCACCCTGCTGGTCCCGGCGGACAAAGTTCATGCGGTGCTTGAGCACCTGAAGACCCGGCCCTCCTCACCCTTCCAGCGCCTGGAGGACCTGACCGCCATCGACGAGTCCGCGCGCCAGGCTAGGCAGGGCTACCCGGACTACCATCTGGTGTACACGCTGCTGGAGTTCCGCAAGGCCCGCAGGCTTCGCATCAAGGTGCCGCTCACGGGGAAATCCCCCCAGGCCGACAGCGTCACCGGGCTGTGGGGCTGCGCCGACTGGTACGAGCGCGAAGTGCGCGACATGTTCGGCATCGGCTTTGCGGGCAACGACGACCCCAAGCCGCTCATCCTTCCGCCCAACTGGCCGGGACACCCCCTGCGCAAGGACCATCCGCGCCGGGCCACCACCATGGCCCCGTTCACCCGCGCCGACCTCGCGGCGCTTGAGCCTGTGGACGCTGCCCAAATACTTCGCCGCCCCGTGGACGAGGAGGAGATGCTCCTCAACTTCGGCCCGCACCACTACGGCACCCACGGCGTGATGCGCTACGTGCTGGCCCTGCACGGCGAGACCATCCGGGCCATGGACATCGAGATCGGCTACCACCACCGGGGCGTGGAGAAGATCGCCGAGCACCAGTCCTGGCACCAGTTCATCCCCTACACCGACCGGGTGGACTATCTGGCCGGAGTGGCCAACAACCTCTCCTACGTGCTCTCCGTGGAGAAGCTTGCCGGTATCAAGGTGCCCGACCGGGCCGAGTACATCCGGGTGCTGCTGTGCGAGCTGTTCCGTTTGTCCAACCACCTGCTCTGGTACGGAACCCTGGTGCAGGACCTGGGCATGATGAGTGCCATCTTCTACAGCTTCCGCGAGCGCGAGACCATCCTGGACCTGATCGAGACCATCACCGGCGGCAGGCTGCACCCCTCGTGGCTGCGCATAGGCGGCGTGGCCCAGGACCTGCCGGAGGGCTGGCGCGAGAAGCTGGACGCCTTCATCAAGGTGTTCCCGGCGGCCATCAAAGAGTACGAGGCCCTCTTCAACAAGAACCCCATCTTCAAGGCCCGCACCATTGGGGTGACCCCCATGGACCGGCGCGAGGCCATGGAATGGGGCATCACCGGCCCCAACCTGCGCGCCTGCGGCGTGGACTGGGACCTGCGCAAGAAAATCCCCTACGGGGCCTACCCCGCCTTCAATTTCGACGTGCCCACGGCCCACGGCGGAGACTGCTTCTCGCGCTACACCGTGCGCATGGAGGAGATGCGCCAGAGCCTGCGCATCATCGAGCAGGCCGCGCGAGACATGCCCGGAGGGCGCGTGATCAGCGAGGATTCACGCTACAGCCTGCCCGACAAGAAGGACTCGCTGAAAGACATCGAGAGCCTGATCCACCACTTCGTGAACGTGTCGCGCGGCCCCACCATCCCGCGCGGCGAGGTGTACCACGCCACGGAATCCCCGCGCGGCGAACAGGGCTACTACGTGGTGTCGGACGGTCTGGCCTCGCCCTACCGGCTGCACATCCGCTCGCCGGGCTTCGCCAACGTGCAGTCGCTCAGGCACTTCGTGCCGGGGCACACCATTCCGGACCTTGTGGCCACGCTGGCCTCCATCGACTACATCCTGCCCGATATCGACCGGTAA